One Janthinobacterium sp. TB1-E2 genomic region harbors:
- the phaP gene encoding TIGR01841 family phasin (Members of this family are phasins (small proteins associated with inclusions such as PHA granules). Note that several different families of phasins have been named PhaP despite very little sequence similarity to each other.), which yields MFSFSEQWALAGKAVVEAQLISAQAYAQAAVDSGASVLDLQLDAARAALAAATVAGNQLLSVKDPQALLQLSRTQSQLAIERIGAYGRQAKDVAQETQEKFETVTKGEFAASRQKFGELLQVVKQTPVPLIIPFNNFLKTTFGSADEGYDKNKNTRPARQA from the coding sequence ATGTTTTCATTTTCCGAACAATGGGCACTGGCTGGCAAGGCCGTGGTGGAAGCGCAGTTGATCAGCGCGCAAGCGTATGCCCAGGCCGCCGTCGACAGCGGCGCCAGCGTGCTGGACTTGCAGCTCGATGCGGCCCGCGCAGCGCTGGCCGCCGCTACGGTGGCGGGCAATCAGCTGCTGTCCGTGAAGGACCCGCAAGCGCTGCTGCAACTGTCGCGCACGCAGTCGCAACTGGCCATCGAGCGCATCGGTGCATATGGCCGCCAGGCAAAGGATGTTGCCCAAGAAACCCAGGAGAAATTCGAGACTGTGACAAAGGGTGAGTTTGCTGCATCGCGTCAAAAATTTGGCGAGCTGTTGCAGGTGGTAAAGCAAACCCCCGTACCCCTGATTATTCCCTTCAATAATTTTCTAAAAACCACTTTCGGCAGCGCAGATGAAGGGTATGATAAAAATAAAAACACGCGTCCTGCGCGCCAGGCGTAA
- a CDS encoding acetyl-CoA C-acetyltransferase, which yields MDDVVIVAAGRTAVGKFGGSLAKIPASELGAHVIKGLMAQTGIDPNLIGEAILGQVLTAAVGQNAARQAVIKAGLPSAIPAFTINKVCGSGLKATHLAAQAIKCGDANIIIAGGQENMSASPHAMNGSRDGFRMGDFKMIDTMIVDGLWDVYNQYHMGITAENVAKKYEVTRAEQDEFALQSQLKAEAAQKAGKFKDEILPLEIANKKGTVVFDSDEYIKPGSTLESLSGLRPAFAKDGTVTAGNASGLNDGAAAVIMMSASQAKELGLKPLARIKAYASSGLDPAVMGMGPVSASRLCLKKAGWTHEELDLMEINEAFAAQAIAVNKEMGWDTSKINVNGGAIAIGHPIGASGARILVTLIHEMIRRDAKKGLAALCIGGGMGVALAIERD from the coding sequence ATGGATGATGTCGTAATCGTGGCCGCTGGCCGTACCGCAGTCGGCAAATTCGGTGGCAGCCTGGCCAAGATTCCTGCGTCCGAACTGGGCGCGCATGTAATCAAGGGCTTGATGGCACAAACCGGCATCGACCCGAACCTGATCGGCGAAGCGATCCTGGGCCAGGTGCTGACGGCCGCCGTCGGCCAGAACGCCGCGCGCCAGGCCGTCATCAAGGCTGGCCTGCCCAGCGCCATCCCGGCATTTACCATCAACAAGGTTTGCGGCAGCGGCCTGAAGGCCACGCACCTGGCGGCGCAAGCGATCAAGTGCGGCGACGCCAACATCATCATCGCCGGCGGCCAGGAAAACATGAGCGCGTCGCCGCACGCGATGAACGGCTCGCGCGACGGTTTCCGCATGGGCGACTTCAAGATGATCGACACCATGATCGTCGACGGCCTGTGGGACGTATACAACCAGTACCACATGGGCATCACGGCGGAAAACGTCGCCAAGAAATACGAAGTGACGCGCGCCGAGCAGGATGAATTCGCGCTGCAGTCGCAACTGAAGGCTGAAGCGGCGCAAAAAGCGGGCAAGTTCAAGGATGAAATCCTGCCGCTGGAAATCGCCAACAAAAAAGGCACCGTCGTCTTCGACAGCGATGAATACATCAAGCCCGGTTCGACCCTGGAATCGCTGTCCGGCCTGCGCCCCGCGTTTGCCAAGGACGGTACTGTCACGGCTGGAAACGCCTCGGGCCTGAACGACGGCGCCGCCGCCGTCATCATGATGTCCGCTTCGCAAGCGAAAGAACTGGGCTTGAAGCCCCTGGCGCGCATCAAGGCTTACGCGTCGTCGGGCCTGGACCCTGCCGTCATGGGCATGGGCCCCGTCTCCGCATCGCGTCTGTGCCTGAAAAAAGCCGGCTGGACGCATGAAGAGCTGGACCTGATGGAAATCAACGAAGCGTTTGCCGCGCAAGCGATTGCCGTCAACAAGGAAATGGGCTGGGATACCAGCAAGATCAACGTGAACGGCGGCGCGATCGCCATCGGCCACCCGATCGGCGCGTCCGGCGCGCGCATCCTGGTCACCCTGATCCACGAAATGATACGCCGCGACGCCAAGAAAGGCCTGGCAGCACTGTGCATCGGCGGCGGCATGGGAGTCGCTTTAGCGATCGAGCGGGATTAA
- the phbB gene encoding acetoacetyl-CoA reductase, translating into MARVALVTGGMGGLGEAVCFKLAALGYRVVTTYSPGNPKVAEWLATTKDMGYDFKAYPCDVADYDSAAACVAAVEAEIGPVDVLVNNAGITRDMTFKKMDKPNWDAVMSTNLDSVFNMTKPVCDGMVERGWGRIINISSVNGQKGAFGQTNYSAAKAGMHGFTKSLALEVARKNVTVNTISPGYIGTKMVMAIPQEVLDSKIIPQIPMARLGKPEEVAGLVAYLASDEAAFVTGANISINGGQHMS; encoded by the coding sequence ATGGCAAGAGTTGCATTGGTAACTGGTGGCATGGGCGGTCTGGGCGAAGCGGTGTGTTTCAAGCTGGCGGCGCTCGGCTATCGCGTGGTGACCACATATTCCCCAGGCAATCCGAAGGTCGCGGAATGGCTGGCGACGACGAAGGACATGGGCTATGACTTCAAGGCGTATCCATGCGACGTGGCCGACTACGATTCGGCGGCTGCCTGCGTGGCGGCCGTGGAAGCGGAAATCGGTCCTGTCGACGTGCTGGTGAATAACGCCGGCATCACGCGCGACATGACGTTCAAGAAGATGGACAAGCCGAACTGGGACGCCGTGATGAGCACCAACCTCGATTCCGTCTTCAACATGACCAAGCCCGTCTGCGACGGCATGGTGGAACGCGGCTGGGGCCGTATCATCAATATCTCGTCCGTCAACGGCCAGAAGGGCGCCTTCGGCCAGACCAACTATTCGGCCGCGAAAGCCGGCATGCATGGTTTCACCAAGTCGCTGGCGCTGGAAGTGGCGCGCAAGAACGTCACCGTCAACACCATCTCGCCAGGGTACATCGGCACCAAGATGGTCATGGCGATTCCACAGGAAGTGCTCGACAGCAAAATCATCCCGCAAATTCCGATGGCGCGCCTGGGCAAGCCGGAAGAAGTGGCCGGCCTGGTCGCTTACCTGGCCTCCGATGAAGCGGCGTTCGTCACGGGCGCTAACATTTCCATCAACGGCGGCCAGCACATGTCGTAA
- a CDS encoding LysE family translocator, with the protein MSDSTFLMYLLALAGAFLLPGPDMALVLATGAARGVATALVTAVGIAGARAVHVALSGAGLAALMVTHPQALQWVKWAGAAYLLYLALRLLQSALSSKTAQEEAAPATAHSARASLVRGFLTNLLNPKALLFCSMFLPQFVAGSEQVGMQYLRLGAVLVLMGLLFDAIYAVLAARLARRLRGKPSPYGKFVLPSVFVLLAGRLVLG; encoded by the coding sequence ATGTCCGATTCTACCTTCCTGATGTACTTGCTGGCACTGGCCGGCGCCTTTTTATTACCGGGCCCCGACATGGCGCTGGTGCTGGCCACGGGCGCCGCGCGCGGCGTGGCCACGGCACTGGTGACGGCCGTGGGCATCGCCGGCGCGCGCGCCGTCCACGTGGCGCTGTCGGGCGCGGGCCTGGCGGCATTGATGGTGACGCATCCGCAAGCCTTGCAGTGGGTCAAATGGGCGGGCGCCGCCTACCTGCTGTACCTGGCGCTGCGCTTGCTGCAGTCGGCCCTGTCGAGCAAAACGGCGCAGGAAGAAGCGGCACCCGCCACGGCGCACAGCGCCCGCGCCAGCCTGGTGCGCGGCTTCCTGACGAATCTGCTCAATCCGAAGGCACTGCTGTTTTGCAGCATGTTCCTGCCACAATTCGTCGCCGGCAGCGAACAGGTCGGCATGCAATACCTGCGCCTGGGCGCCGTCCTGGTGCTGATGGGCTTGCTGTTCGACGCCATCTACGCCGTGCTGGCCGCACGCCTGGCGCGCCGCCTGCGCGGCAAGCCTTCGCCTTACGGCAAGTTCGTGCTGCCCTCCGTCTTCGTGCTGCTGGCCGGACGGCTGGTGCTGGGCTGA
- a CDS encoding Lrp/AsnC family transcriptional regulator, with translation MKISEVSLDATDLQILRLLQDEGRLSNARLAERLKLSETPVWRRLRRLEEEGFITGYQALLNRKKLGIGLVAFVRVVFANHGGEQPSQFEQAIATIPEILSCHNVAGEADYFLQVVARDLEAYGEFVSTVLRRLPGVAEIQSSLSMREIKSSNRLPLLLA, from the coding sequence ATGAAAATTTCAGAAGTTAGCCTCGACGCCACCGATTTGCAGATACTCAGGCTGTTGCAGGATGAAGGAAGGCTGTCGAATGCGCGCCTGGCCGAGCGCTTGAAACTGAGCGAAACCCCCGTCTGGCGCCGTCTGCGCCGCCTGGAAGAGGAAGGTTTTATTACCGGCTACCAGGCTTTGCTCAACCGCAAGAAGCTGGGCATCGGCCTGGTCGCGTTCGTACGGGTCGTGTTCGCCAACCATGGCGGCGAGCAGCCGTCGCAGTTCGAACAAGCCATCGCGACGATTCCCGAAATTCTGTCCTGCCACAACGTGGCGGGCGAAGCCGATTATTTCCTGCAAGTGGTGGCGCGCGACCTGGAAGCGTATGGCGAATTCGTCTCGACCGTGCTGCGCCGCCTGCCTGGCGTGGCGGAAATCCAGTCCAGCCTGTCGATGCGCGAAATCAAGTCGTCGAACCGCCTGCCTTTGCTGCTGGCCTGA
- the pip gene encoding prolyl aminopeptidase — protein sequence MPDSLSPLFPALSPNRHGMLAVDDIHTIYWEECGNPDGIPVLFLHGGPGAGLSPQHRRFFDPQRYRVILFDQRGAGKSTPLGEWRNNTTQLLIEDIERLRAQFGIAQWLVFGGSWGSTLALAYGQAHPDACLGFVLRGIFLCTQAEIDWFIEGVRWFYPELYAEFAAPIPPEERGDLLAAYVQRILSSDPNVYWPAARAWSRFEGRRVYLMPQPEDAPNDALDLGVGRLESHYMANLGFFEEDQLIRNMGRIAHLPAVIVQGRYDAICPPLSAYRLQQAWPGAQLEMIPDAGHGALEHGIASALVRATERFVPGRGFA from the coding sequence ATGCCCGATTCCCTGTCTCCTTTGTTCCCCGCCCTGTCGCCGAACCGGCACGGCATGCTGGCGGTCGATGACATCCACACCATTTATTGGGAAGAGTGCGGCAATCCCGACGGCATTCCCGTGCTGTTCCTGCATGGCGGCCCCGGCGCGGGCCTGTCGCCGCAGCACCGCCGCTTTTTTGACCCGCAGCGCTACCGCGTGATCCTGTTCGACCAGCGTGGCGCCGGCAAGTCCACGCCGCTGGGCGAATGGCGCAACAACACGACGCAGTTGCTGATCGAAGACATCGAACGCTTGCGCGCCCAGTTCGGCATCGCCCAATGGCTGGTGTTTGGCGGCTCCTGGGGCTCGACCCTGGCGCTGGCGTATGGCCAGGCGCATCCTGATGCCTGTCTCGGTTTCGTGCTGCGCGGCATTTTCCTGTGCACGCAGGCGGAAATCGACTGGTTCATCGAAGGCGTGCGCTGGTTCTATCCGGAACTGTACGCGGAATTCGCCGCGCCGATACCGCCGGAAGAGCGGGGCGACCTGCTGGCGGCCTACGTGCAACGCATCCTCAGCAGCGATCCAAACGTGTACTGGCCGGCCGCGCGCGCCTGGAGCCGCTTCGAAGGCCGCCGCGTCTACCTGATGCCACAACCGGAAGATGCGCCGAACGATGCGCTGGACCTGGGCGTGGGCCGGCTTGAATCGCATTACATGGCCAATCTCGGTTTCTTCGAGGAAGACCAGCTGATCCGCAACATGGGACGCATCGCGCATTTGCCGGCCGTTATCGTGCAAGGACGCTACGACGCCATCTGTCCGCCGCTGTCGGCCTACCGCCTGCAGCAGGCATGGCCAGGCGCGCAGCTGGAAATGATCCCGGACGCGGGCCATGGCGCGCTCGAGCACGGCATCGCTTCGGCGCTGGTACGCGCCACCGAGCGCTTCGTACCGGGACGCGGCTTCGCATGA
- a CDS encoding DUF2721 domain-containing protein produces the protein MNIQIGDIGHIIQLAIAPVFLLTGIGTMLVVLTNRLGRIIDRTRVLEDRLDIGYNDFYMDELDTLYRRTHLINYSISLSTACGFFVCVIIAMLFLGDILNLTLDRYIAAFFVLAVICLIGCFIYLLREIYLAATAQRIRRHIRPPR, from the coding sequence ATGAACATACAGATCGGCGACATCGGCCATATCATCCAGCTGGCGATTGCGCCGGTTTTCCTGTTGACCGGTATCGGCACCATGCTGGTGGTGCTGACCAACCGCCTGGGCCGCATCATCGACCGCACGCGCGTGCTGGAAGACCGGCTCGACATCGGCTACAACGATTTCTATATGGATGAGCTAGATACCCTGTATCGGCGTACCCATCTGATCAATTACTCGATTTCGCTGAGCACGGCGTGCGGTTTCTTCGTCTGCGTCATCATCGCCATGCTGTTTTTGGGCGATATTCTGAACCTGACCCTGGACAGATACATCGCGGCCTTCTTTGTGCTGGCCGTGATTTGCCTGATCGGCTGTTTTATTTATTTACTGCGCGAAATTTATCTGGCCGCGACGGCCCAGCGCATCCGGCGCCATATCCGCCCGCCACGTTAA
- a CDS encoding SRPBCC family protein: MKRLFLCLLMLCAVPATALAQAIRLDKLKVEVKRIEVDGQRMYEVDASASVQAPPASVWKTLTTYERMSEFVPDLSSCRVLSRNGNEVIIEQQGMARFLFMNHPIHLVVRATETPLTSIDIALISGDMRHYESRWNLYPVPETGGTRIVFSSRLMPGFYVPGMLGTTMIRGDIERMMAAVLARIDSQYADKSG, encoded by the coding sequence ATGAAGCGACTCTTCCTCTGCCTGCTGATGCTGTGCGCCGTCCCCGCTACCGCGCTGGCACAGGCGATACGCCTGGACAAGCTCAAGGTCGAGGTCAAGCGCATCGAGGTCGACGGGCAGCGCATGTATGAAGTCGATGCCAGCGCCAGCGTGCAGGCGCCGCCGGCGTCCGTGTGGAAGACCCTGACCACTTACGAGCGCATGAGTGAATTCGTGCCCGACCTCAGCTCCTGCCGCGTGCTGTCGCGCAACGGCAATGAAGTCATCATCGAGCAGCAGGGCATGGCGCGCTTCCTGTTCATGAACCACCCCATCCATCTGGTGGTGCGGGCCACGGAAACGCCGTTGACGTCCATCGACATCGCCCTGATCTCCGGCGACATGCGGCATTACGAATCGCGCTGGAATTTATATCCCGTGCCCGAGACGGGCGGCACGCGCATCGTCTTTTCCAGCCGGCTGATGCCGGGCTTCTATGTGCCCGGCATGCTGGGCACGACCATGATACGCGGCGATATCGAGCGCATGATGGCCGCCGTGCTGGCCCGCATCGACAGCCAGTACGCCGATAAATCCGGCTAA
- a CDS encoding NADPH-dependent 2,4-dienoyl-CoA reductase: MTAYPHLLAPLDLGFTTLRNRVIMGSMHTGLEDRFYHYGKLAAFYRERARGGVGLIVTGGISPNRQGWLLPFGGTLNFLGDVPNHRKVTRAVHEEGGKIVMQILHAGRYGYQPFVVSASAKKSPISPFRPRPLSERGIERTICDYVRCARLAQKAGYDGIEVMGSEGYLLNQFLCARTNLRQDRWGGTIENRMRLPVDIVRRIRAAVGPSFIIMYRHSLLDLVEGGNTWEDVVAVAKALEQAGVTILNTGFGWHEARVPTIVTSVPRAAFAAVAGRLRREVTIPVVASNRINMPHEANAILERGDCDLVSMARPFLADPDFVAKAASGRTDEINTCIGCNQACLDHTFANKRASCLVNPRACHETELVYAKKAVPRKVAVVGAGPAGLSAACVAAECGHTVTLFDSSDSVGGQFKVAMQIPGKEEFTETIRYFARRLALLDVKLRLGQRVTREQLLAGGYDDVIVATGIKVRLPAIPGIDHPKVLSYLDVLQAKKPVGARVAIIGAGGIGFDVGEYLLHDPAHPLPQAVATWAGEWGVDLNAATGGGLVPPVAPHPVRQIFLLQRKTSKVGAGLGKTSGWVHRAALARNGVAMLAGVSYDKIDEQGLHITVGGEQRLLAVDNVVICAGQDSLTELMPPVDKDGKPLASGGPRFHKIGGAALAAELDAKRAIREGAELAASL; this comes from the coding sequence ATGACTGCCTATCCCCATCTGCTGGCCCCGCTCGACCTGGGTTTTACCACCTTGCGCAACCGAGTCATCATGGGGTCCATGCACACGGGCCTGGAAGACCGCTTTTATCATTATGGCAAGCTCGCCGCCTTTTACCGCGAACGGGCGCGCGGCGGCGTGGGGCTGATCGTCACGGGCGGCATCTCGCCGAACCGCCAAGGCTGGCTGCTGCCGTTTGGCGGAACCTTGAATTTCCTCGGCGACGTGCCCAACCACCGCAAGGTGACGCGCGCCGTGCACGAGGAGGGCGGCAAGATCGTCATGCAGATCCTGCATGCGGGCCGCTATGGCTATCAGCCGTTCGTCGTCTCGGCGTCGGCCAAGAAATCGCCGATCTCGCCATTCCGTCCCCGTCCCTTGAGCGAGCGTGGCATCGAACGCACGATCTGCGACTATGTGCGCTGCGCGCGCCTGGCGCAAAAGGCGGGCTATGACGGCATCGAAGTGATGGGCAGCGAAGGATATTTATTGAACCAGTTCCTGTGCGCGCGCACGAATCTGCGCCAGGACCGCTGGGGAGGCACGATCGAAAACCGCATGCGCCTGCCCGTGGACATCGTGCGCCGCATCCGTGCCGCCGTCGGCCCCAGCTTCATCATCATGTACCGCCACTCGCTGCTCGACCTGGTCGAGGGCGGCAATACCTGGGAGGACGTGGTGGCGGTGGCCAAGGCGCTGGAGCAGGCTGGCGTGACGATTTTGAATACGGGCTTCGGCTGGCATGAAGCGAGGGTGCCCACCATCGTCACCTCGGTGCCGCGCGCCGCGTTTGCTGCCGTGGCGGGCCGATTGCGCCGCGAAGTGACGATTCCCGTGGTGGCCTCGAACCGCATCAACATGCCGCACGAAGCCAACGCCATCCTCGAGCGGGGCGACTGCGACCTCGTGTCGATGGCGCGCCCCTTCCTGGCCGACCCGGACTTTGTCGCCAAGGCGGCCTCGGGACGCACCGACGAAATCAATACCTGCATCGGCTGCAACCAGGCCTGCCTCGACCACACGTTCGCCAACAAGCGCGCCAGCTGCCTCGTCAATCCGCGCGCCTGCCATGAAACGGAACTCGTGTACGCGAAAAAGGCCGTGCCGCGTAAGGTGGCCGTCGTCGGCGCGGGCCCGGCCGGCCTGTCGGCCGCCTGCGTGGCGGCCGAATGCGGGCATACGGTGACCCTGTTCGACAGCAGCGACAGCGTGGGTGGCCAGTTCAAGGTGGCCATGCAGATTCCCGGCAAGGAAGAATTCACAGAAACCATCCGCTATTTTGCGCGAAGGCTGGCGCTGCTGGACGTCAAGCTGCGCCTGGGCCAGCGCGTGACGCGCGAGCAATTGCTGGCCGGCGGCTATGACGACGTCATCGTCGCCACAGGTATCAAGGTGCGCCTGCCGGCCATTCCCGGCATCGACCATCCGAAGGTGCTGTCGTACCTGGACGTGCTGCAAGCCAAGAAACCGGTAGGCGCGCGCGTGGCCATCATCGGCGCGGGCGGCATCGGTTTCGACGTGGGAGAGTATCTGCTGCACGACCCGGCGCATCCATTGCCGCAAGCCGTGGCGACGTGGGCGGGCGAGTGGGGCGTGGACTTGAACGCGGCGACCGGTGGCGGCCTGGTGCCGCCCGTGGCGCCCCATCCCGTACGGCAAATCTTCCTGTTGCAGCGCAAGACGTCAAAAGTGGGCGCGGGGCTGGGCAAGACGTCGGGCTGGGTGCACCGCGCGGCGCTGGCGAGAAACGGCGTGGCCATGCTGGCTGGCGTGAGCTACGACAAGATCGACGAGCAGGGTTTGCATATCACCGTGGGCGGCGAGCAGCGCCTGCTGGCGGTGGACAACGTGGTCATCTGCGCGGGGCAGGATAGTCTCACGGAACTCATGCCGCCAGTCGACAAGGATGGCAAGCCGCTGGCGTCGGGAGGCCCGCGCTTCCATAAAATCGGCGGCGCCGCGCTGGCGGCGGAACTCGATGCCAAGCGGGCGATACGGGAAGGGGCGGAGCTGGCCGCCAGCCTGTAA
- the ybaL gene encoding YbaL family putative K(+) efflux transporter encodes MPHDISLITTIAAALGFGLIFGFIAARLKLPALVGYLAAGIIIGPATPGFVADAEIAGQLAEIGVMLMMFGVGLHFSIEDLWDVRKIALPGAILQIGVATAMGMGLAHWWGWTLGGGLIFGLALSVASTVVLLRALEERGILDSLNGRIAVGWLVVEDLVTVLVLVLLPAFAGALGGKVAPGAESVSLWQTLAVTLGQVAGFIIFMLVVGRKLFPWILWQVARTGSRELFTLCVIAAAVGIAYASTKLFGVSFALGAFFAGMVLRESELSHRAAEESLPLRDAFAVLFFVSVGMLFEPNILIDKPLQVLAVCAIIIFGKSIAAFLLVMALRYPPKTAIIVSASLAQIGEFSFILAALGLSLGLMPQEGQSLILAGAILSIALNPLVFSMAKPLLRVMNNSDFARKFERTTDPLAELPMTVPQEKLSGQIVLVGYGRVGRRIAAALMERGIHFVVAEENREIVDQLRKQGIPAVAGNAGEPAVLIQAHITHATMLVIATPDTFHVRAMIETARALNPAILTVVRTHSEEEAELLRAENAGKVFIGEHELANGMAEHVLQSFETAKKGHGGH; translated from the coding sequence ATGCCCCATGACATCAGCCTGATCACCACCATCGCCGCCGCCCTCGGGTTCGGCCTCATCTTCGGCTTCATCGCCGCGCGCCTGAAACTGCCGGCACTGGTCGGCTATCTGGCCGCCGGCATCATCATCGGACCGGCCACGCCCGGTTTTGTGGCGGATGCGGAAATAGCGGGACAATTGGCGGAAATCGGGGTGATGCTGATGATGTTCGGTGTCGGCCTGCACTTTTCCATCGAAGATTTATGGGACGTGCGCAAGATCGCGCTGCCCGGCGCCATCCTGCAGATCGGCGTCGCCACGGCGATGGGCATGGGCCTGGCCCACTGGTGGGGCTGGACCCTCGGTGGCGGGCTGATCTTCGGCCTGGCCCTGTCCGTGGCCAGTACCGTGGTGCTGCTGCGCGCGCTGGAAGAGCGGGGCATCCTCGACTCGCTCAATGGCCGCATCGCCGTCGGCTGGCTGGTGGTGGAAGACCTCGTCACCGTGCTGGTGCTGGTGCTGCTGCCGGCGTTTGCCGGCGCGCTGGGCGGCAAGGTCGCTCCTGGCGCCGAATCCGTCAGCCTGTGGCAGACCCTGGCCGTGACCCTGGGCCAAGTGGCCGGTTTCATCATCTTCATGCTGGTCGTCGGCCGCAAGCTGTTCCCGTGGATTTTGTGGCAAGTGGCGCGCACCGGCTCGCGTGAGCTGTTTACCCTGTGCGTGATCGCCGCCGCCGTCGGCATCGCCTACGCTTCGACCAAGCTGTTCGGCGTGTCATTCGCGCTGGGCGCCTTCTTCGCCGGCATGGTGCTGCGCGAGTCCGAACTCAGTCACCGCGCCGCGGAAGAGTCCCTGCCCCTGCGCGACGCGTTCGCCGTGCTGTTCTTCGTTTCCGTCGGCATGCTGTTCGAGCCGAACATCCTCATCGACAAGCCCCTGCAAGTGCTGGCCGTGTGCGCCATCATTATCTTCGGCAAGTCGATCGCCGCCTTTTTGCTCGTGATGGCGCTGCGCTATCCGCCAAAGACGGCCATCATCGTCTCGGCCAGCCTGGCGCAGATCGGCGAGTTCTCGTTCATCCTGGCCGCGCTGGGCCTGTCCCTGGGCCTGATGCCGCAGGAAGGCCAAAGCCTGATCCTGGCCGGCGCCATCCTGTCGATCGCCCTCAACCCGCTCGTCTTCAGCATGGCCAAGCCGCTGCTGCGCGTGATGAACAACAGCGATTTCGCGCGCAAGTTCGAACGCACGACCGACCCGCTGGCCGAGCTGCCGATGACGGTGCCGCAGGAAAAACTGTCGGGCCAGATCGTGCTCGTCGGCTATGGCCGCGTGGGCCGGCGCATCGCCGCCGCCCTGATGGAGCGGGGCATCCACTTTGTCGTGGCCGAGGAAAACCGCGAAATCGTCGACCAGCTGCGCAAGCAGGGCATTCCGGCCGTGGCCGGCAATGCGGGCGAACCGGCCGTGCTGATCCAGGCGCACATCACGCACGCCACCATGCTCGTCATCGCCACGCCGGACACCTTCCACGTGCGCGCCATGATCGAGACGGCGCGCGCGCTGAACCCCGCCATCCTGACGGTGGTGCGCACGCACAGCGAAGAAGAGGCGGAATTGCTGCGCGCGGAAAACGCGGGCAAAGTCTTCATTGGCGAGCACGAGCTGGCCAATGGCATGGCCGAGCACGTGCTGCAAAGTTTTGAGACGGCGAAGAAGGGGCATGGCGGGCATTAA